Proteins found in one Quercus robur chromosome 2, dhQueRobu3.1, whole genome shotgun sequence genomic segment:
- the LOC126701617 gene encoding metalloendoproteinase 2-MMP-like, with amino-acid sequence MAKNLLYLSKASLLLLIQHLMIQSGSFINASQIPEFSNSFKDLEGSYKGLRVLGLHEAKLYLNKFGYLNYKDSNKIEDDEFDKDLEVAIKTYQTFFDLKVTGKLDADTIKPMSIPRCGVADSINNGSLIHPQFSFTAGKPKWPYNERHLLYAIQSGVATPDLDLADIKEACSYAFGEWEKPFDFTFEFTEEVGDADIVLGFFHGDHGDGHPFDGIGGILAHAYPPTNGRMHFDADEFWSNSLNLKPYETDLKGVTLHEIGHILGLSHSKLKKAIMYPYFDIGENKRGLSSDDEKGLLVLYTSG; translated from the coding sequence ATGGCTAAGAATCTATTGTATCTTTCAAAAGCTTCCCTTCTTCTCTTAATTCAACATCTCATGATTCAATCAGGAAGTTTTATAAATGCCAGTCAGATCCCAGAATTTTCCAATTCCTTCAAAGATCTAGAGGGATCCTACAAGGGTCTGAGGGTGCTAGGCTTACATGAAGCCAAGCTCTACCTCAACAAGTTCGGATACTTAAACTACAAAGATTCAAACAAAATTGAAGATGATGAGTTTGACAAGGACTTGGAGGTCGCCATCAAAACATACCAGACTTTTTTTGATTTGAAGGTTACTGGAAAGCTTGACGCTGACACCATCAAACCAATGTCAATTCCGCGTTGTGGAGTAGCTGATAGTATCAATAATGGTAGTCTAATTCATCCACAGTTTTCATTTACTGCTGGTAAGCCAAAATGGCCATATAATGAGCGTCACCTCTTATATGCTATTCAATCCGGTGTTGCTACACCTGATTTGGATTTGGCCGACATAAAGGAAGCTTGCTCGTATGCTTTCGGAGAGTGGGAGAAACCCTTTGATTTCACATTTGAATTCACAGAAGAAGTTGGAGATGCTGACATTGTTTTAGGATTCTTCCACGGTGATCATGGGGACGGTCATCCTTTTGATGGGATTGGTGGCATTTTAGCTCATGCGTATCCTCCAACAAATGGCAGGATGCATTTTGATGCAGATGAGTTTTGGAGTAACAGTCTTAACTTAAAACCATATGAAACGGACCTGAAGGGCGTTACACTTCATGAGATAGGGCACATTCTTGGACTTAGTCATAGTAAGCTTAAAAAAGCCATTATGTATCCCTATTTTGACATAGGAGAAAATAAGAGGGGTTTGAGTTCAGATGATGAGAAAGGTTTACTTGTTTTATATACTAGTGGATAA